The following are encoded in a window of Ranitomeya variabilis isolate aRanVar5 chromosome 8, aRanVar5.hap1, whole genome shotgun sequence genomic DNA:
- the LOC143788195 gene encoding protein kinase C theta type-like, producing MNVFGSQKISEFFGTPRYLAPEIYRLQPFNYTVDLFAFGVIVFQMATGYYPFYSGQCLRRLAYSVKWDKPCYPYTMDSHLRNVIERLLCKSPEKRQDVCSNLKGHPFFSTINWEELEAGRSRPPFTMTPIPILETSKQMELDQVMSGIEAQEPPITPEDQQLFCGFSYISNRWKSIESRRNNGNGNIT from the exons ATGAATGTATTTGGCTCTCAGAAGATCAGTGAATTTTTCGGCACTCCTCGCTATTTGGCTCCTGAG ATTTATCGTCTACAGCCCTTTAATTACACGGTCGACCTGTTCGCTTTTGGGGTCATAGTCTTCCAAATGGCCACAGGATATTACCCGTTTTACTCTGGTCAGTGTTTACGAAGACTTGCCTATTCAGTGAAATGGGACAAACCTTGCTATCCGTACACCATGGATTCTCACCTCAGGAACGTCATAGAGAGA CTCTTGTGTAAATCACCAGAGAAGAGGCAGGATGTTTGCAGCAATTTAAAAGGACATCCATTCTTCTCGACCATAAACTGGGAGGAATTAGAGGCAGGAAGGTCACGTCCACCATTTACAATGACACCT ATCCCAATTTTGGAAACCAGCAAACAAATGGAATTGGACCAAGTGATGTCTGGCATTGAAGCTCAGGAACCACCTATAACCCCGGAGGACCAGCAGCTGTTCTGTGGTTTCTCCTATATCAGCAACAGGTGGAAGAGCATTGAAAGCCGCAGAAATAATGGCAATGGAAATATAACGTAG